The Geoglobus acetivorans genome window below encodes:
- a CDS encoding CBS domain-containing protein gives MKIGEFMQKNVVMVDEKTKVHEVARIMGEKRIGSVIVTKNGKPYGIFTERDFFSKAVLNEGLENPVSNFVSSPLITVRPEYTIREASKIMADMKIRRLVVAEGEKIVGIFTASDLVRAISGR, from the coding sequence ATGAAAATTGGAGAATTCATGCAGAAGAATGTGGTGATGGTCGACGAGAAAACCAAGGTGCATGAGGTAGCCAGAATCATGGGAGAGAAAAGGATAGGTAGCGTAATCGTTACAAAGAATGGCAAACCCTACGGGATTTTTACGGAGCGTGATTTCTTTTCCAAGGCCGTTCTGAACGAGGGTCTCGAAAATCCTGTGTCAAATTTTGTGTCATCACCCCTCATAACAGTACGCCCGGAATATACCATTCGCGAGGCTTCGAAAATAATGGCTGATATGAAGATAAGACGGCTTGTTGTTGCCGAAGGAGAGAAAATAGTCGGAATTTTCACTGCAAGCGACCTTGTGAGGGCAATTTCTGGCAGGTGA
- a CDS encoding DUF2283 domain-containing protein, which yields MVSVEFDPEVNAMFIRFKKGKVSESEPLADNVIVDLDENGEVIGIEILLPKLAEEQREFVARLMKAKV from the coding sequence ATGGTTTCGGTGGAGTTTGATCCTGAAGTCAACGCCATGTTCATAAGGTTCAAAAAGGGGAAGGTGTCGGAGTCGGAGCCGCTGGCAGACAATGTCATCGTGGATCTGGACGAGAACGGGGAAGTGATCGGGATAGAGATCCTTTTGCCAAAGCTTGCGGAGGAACAGAGGGAGTTCGTGGCGAGGTTGATGAAGGCTAAGGTTTGA
- a CDS encoding tRNA pseudouridine(54/55) synthase Pus10, whose translation MIEVCNQCKKRIGFGREGKCTVCCNAFDQIESLARKILDELEEYEFDTFDAGIRLYGSSKAMQDFLREKFGVEDTLKEHFRSEFIRKLSEISGRKRKIGGDINVIVNLENLSYSIEISPVFIYGRYKKRVRFLSQTRWLCGDCGGKGCERCNYTGRKYLSVEDLIIQPALELFKGKNAFLHGSGREDVDARMLGTGRPFILEIESPKKRKVDLNELETAINENAGGKIEVEFFFYTERRAVEKIKKAAYSKTYRAIISLEGDVDFEKLEKALKKLEEHEISQRTPQRVEHRRADKVRKRKVYSIRLLLKKGRKAVVTIHAESGLYIKELISGDEGRTTPSLSELLGVDCRVEKLDVLSINGGLEDGNLKYNPA comes from the coding sequence ATGATAGAAGTATGTAATCAATGCAAAAAAAGGATTGGTTTCGGCAGAGAGGGCAAATGCACGGTATGCTGCAACGCATTTGATCAGATCGAAAGCTTAGCCAGAAAAATCCTCGATGAGCTTGAAGAATACGAATTCGATACGTTTGATGCGGGTATCAGGCTCTATGGAAGCTCAAAAGCTATGCAGGATTTTCTCAGAGAAAAATTTGGAGTGGAGGACACACTGAAAGAACACTTCAGATCAGAATTCATAAGGAAGCTCTCCGAAATCTCTGGCAGAAAAAGAAAGATTGGTGGAGACATAAACGTAATCGTGAATCTCGAAAACCTTAGCTACAGCATAGAAATATCCCCAGTTTTTATTTACGGAAGATACAAAAAACGAGTCAGATTCCTTTCCCAGACAAGATGGCTGTGCGGAGATTGTGGGGGTAAGGGCTGTGAAAGGTGCAATTACACCGGCAGGAAATATCTCAGCGTTGAAGATCTGATAATTCAACCTGCACTCGAGCTTTTTAAAGGCAAAAATGCATTTCTCCACGGATCAGGAAGAGAGGATGTTGATGCCAGAATGCTCGGAACGGGGAGACCGTTCATTCTTGAAATAGAGTCCCCAAAAAAAAGGAAGGTCGATCTAAACGAGCTTGAAACAGCGATCAATGAAAATGCCGGCGGAAAAATCGAGGTGGAGTTCTTTTTCTACACAGAGAGAAGAGCAGTCGAGAAGATAAAAAAAGCAGCTTACTCGAAAACATACAGAGCGATAATAAGTCTGGAGGGAGATGTGGATTTTGAAAAGCTCGAAAAGGCACTCAAAAAGCTGGAAGAGCATGAAATATCTCAGAGGACTCCCCAAAGGGTCGAACACAGAAGGGCAGACAAGGTCAGGAAAAGAAAGGTGTACTCTATCAGACTCCTTCTGAAAAAAGGAAGGAAGGCCGTTGTAACAATTCATGCCGAAAGCGGACTGTACATAAAGGAACTTATAAGCGGTGATGAAGGCAGGACAACACCAAGCCTGAGCGAACTCCTAGGCGTGGATTGCAGGGTTGAAAAACTTGATGTGTTATCAATAAATGGTGGGCTTGAGGACGGAAATCTTAAATACAATCCCGCATAG
- a CDS encoding DUF4258 domain-containing protein has protein sequence MIDMIRFSGHALRRAEERGIDPEQVELVIREPAEVIHVKFGRKAAFRKFGEKYVVVIYEERNNEIVVVTTLKVDKERLIRYGFGGV, from the coding sequence ATGATAGATATGATCAGATTCTCAGGCCATGCGCTGAGGAGAGCTGAAGAGAGGGGAATAGACCCAGAACAGGTTGAGCTTGTAATTCGAGAACCAGCAGAAGTAATCCATGTAAAGTTCGGAAGAAAAGCAGCTTTCAGGAAGTTTGGGGAGAAATACGTCGTTGTAATCTACGAGGAACGAAATAATGAAATAGTTGTGGTCACAACCTTAAAGGTAGATAAGGAGAGGCTGATAAGGTATGGTTTCGGTGGAGTTTGA
- a CDS encoding tyrosine-type recombinase/integrase, translated as MRFKSYCFANDLSLARVSKLIEQLVKISEIVNKPFTEWTREDVEIVLEWVDERVRKEGLSQWTKREYKKTLKKFFKWLGKKELVDWFTIGEVKSRKFPDELITEGEVKRMLEACKNPRDRALIAVLWESGCRVGELGNMRVRDVEFTENGVWVRLYGKTGERVVLLPFSTIYLSEWINAHPDPRPDNWPWVTLGRENYGSQMDYDAIRMLLKKIAKRAGIKKKVNPHIFRHTRATELAKAGWSEVEMCLYMGWEIGSKMPRTYIHMVGRDIKRKIKELHGLAEPEEYERELKALKCPRCFKLVNNQSNFCPGCGYPLTAEASMKVQEWNMLKDRVLNEVSLNPEFMRYIASLEMEIENLKRILKDYVGKS; from the coding sequence TTGAGGTTCAAAAGCTACTGCTTTGCTAATGACCTTTCCCTCGCAAGAGTTTCGAAGCTTATAGAGCAGCTTGTCAAGATCTCCGAAATAGTAAACAAGCCGTTCACAGAGTGGACGAGAGAGGATGTTGAAATTGTGCTCGAATGGGTTGATGAAAGGGTGAGAAAGGAAGGCCTCTCGCAGTGGACGAAAAGAGAGTATAAAAAGACGCTCAAGAAGTTTTTCAAGTGGTTGGGCAAGAAAGAGCTTGTTGACTGGTTTACAATTGGAGAGGTAAAATCAAGAAAATTCCCTGATGAGCTGATAACTGAGGGGGAAGTAAAGAGGATGCTCGAAGCATGTAAGAATCCAAGGGATAGGGCGTTAATTGCGGTTCTCTGGGAGTCTGGATGCAGAGTTGGGGAACTTGGCAACATGAGAGTTCGAGATGTTGAGTTTACAGAAAATGGTGTATGGGTTAGACTTTACGGCAAGACCGGTGAAAGGGTTGTGCTGCTACCTTTTTCTACGATCTACCTATCCGAATGGATAAATGCTCATCCAGATCCACGTCCAGACAACTGGCCGTGGGTCACTCTTGGAAGAGAAAATTATGGGTCGCAGATGGATTATGACGCGATAAGGATGCTTTTGAAAAAGATAGCAAAGAGGGCGGGAATCAAGAAGAAGGTAAACCCTCACATCTTCAGGCACACGAGGGCAACAGAGCTGGCAAAGGCGGGATGGAGCGAGGTTGAGATGTGCCTGTACATGGGATGGGAGATCGGGAGCAAGATGCCACGGACCTACATCCACATGGTCGGGAGAGACATAAAGAGGAAGATAAAGGAGCTCCACGGGCTTGCTGAGCCTGAGGAGTACGAGAGGGAGTTAAAGGCCCTGAAGTGTCCGAGGTGCTTCAAGCTCGTGAACAACCAGAGCAACTTCTGTCCGGGGTGCGGTTACCCTCTAACAGCGGAGGCCTCGATGAAGGTGCAGGAGTGGAACATGCTGAAGGACAGAGTTTTAAACGAAGTATCGCTGAATCCGGAGTTTATGAGATACATAGCATCGCTGGAAATGGAAATCGAGAACCTCAAGAGGATTTTGAAGGATTATGTAGGTAAAAGTTAA
- the trmY gene encoding tRNA (pseudouridine(54)-N(1))-methyltransferase TrmY — protein MDRVFVLIANRAVTAPFNLNDLPGSAGRMDIVCRFISQSLFVSHGIRKNVTTYVILKGPPDPVKSIRVEGTQVRYLAPDERNIAGMINKALKSDVGKEWTRVSPGIFISSKELDDVLKEISARNIYYLKETGKDIGNVEISKPVFVIGDHLGVSEEDEKSVLAMSEDVISLGETAYQADQCVTVLNYILDRREHDRSM, from the coding sequence ATGGACAGAGTCTTTGTTCTGATCGCCAACAGGGCTGTAACTGCCCCATTCAACCTCAACGACCTCCCCGGATCGGCAGGAAGAATGGACATAGTGTGCAGATTCATTTCACAATCCTTATTTGTTTCCCACGGTATCAGAAAAAACGTAACCACATACGTCATTTTAAAGGGCCCACCGGACCCTGTGAAGAGCATCAGGGTGGAGGGTACCCAGGTAAGGTATCTGGCTCCCGACGAACGAAACATTGCGGGAATGATAAACAAAGCTCTCAAAAGCGACGTCGGAAAAGAGTGGACAAGGGTGTCTCCCGGAATATTCATATCATCAAAGGAACTTGACGATGTTCTGAAAGAGATATCAGCCAGAAACATTTACTATCTCAAAGAGACCGGTAAAGACATTGGAAATGTGGAGATAAGCAAACCCGTATTTGTAATTGGAGACCATCTCGGCGTTTCGGAAGAAGATGAAAAGTCGGTGCTGGCAATGTCAGAAGACGTGATATCTCTTGGAGAAACAGCCTATCAGGCCGATCAGTGTGTAACTGTACTTAACTACATTCTGGACAGGAGAGAACATGATAGAAGTATGTAA